In Lycium barbarum isolate Lr01 chromosome 9, ASM1917538v2, whole genome shotgun sequence, the DNA window ctcttttattttatgcatgacatctcgcatacgagtccaagcgactcgtcatcctcctccgcattcgatgttgggccaaagcccaataaattTTCCTCTCTAGTAGCAGCCAATTCGCagccaaacaaggaaataaaaaatctgggccgaagcccaataggtgTGACAACAGCAGCAACACATAAAAAACtgttactgggccgaagcccaactgCAAACGGATCTCAGCAAtccaaatgggccaagcccatttacattatatctatccctctatttttatttttgtgcgcatttaacatgtattgtatgactaacatttatgCTTGTTAATTGAGATAAagtttagtaacattaagggttttagtttagtaatgggtagttaattccacaaattacattcacttctatttttaaaactatttatagtatctataacatttatttgagtaattgattttcaaattagcatgactacatcttttggctaagggaatcataatttatgcttactattttagaagtttaaaacgttacaaattttacactaacgttagcttatatcaagaaataaaaagcaaattagtttcaacggGTAACTTTTTCACTTCAGTTCCtatccaacacttgaaatacatatttgtttaaaacaaccttcgcacaatatacgttgaactaatagtctttctataaaactttattaaagaactcttttaaatttgttagtcattttctccaaaacatataaacattacacatcCTGTTTCTTTTAGAACtaaactctttatgcaactattattttctacaagttttacgttaaataactttaggaatacttataagatattttcttaaacatttaacgtcacatttacacttagcctaattaaattttaagtccggtcggttaaccattgttaatgggtcttaaaggatgcctaataccttccctttagactaattgaacccttacctagaatcttaagtatCGCAGaacttaaacagagctaactttaaacataactttaataaactttgggtgtcctaattcaccgttaaattaattaggtggcgactccttaaaataaacaaaagcaggaatctccaatatgtcgtacttctaatttaacccggttaaaatggggtatgacatcgggtttgtcgcatttaaaagttttacattcacagccaacttcttcttgtagtgcaaactttgatgaatataacgtttatttgatgcagccaaatgtagATATCAAAGAATtggatgacttggacgtcttagcatggtggaagaagtacaaggcaagttatctggtactttcaagaatggctcgagatattcttacggttcaagtatcaaccgtggcttcagagagcgcatttagccaaggaagacagcaaattggagaccatagacattcattatccggctttagcttgcaagtactagtgtgcattcgcgattggattagatcggagtgacgcaaccaaaacttagaagcggaggaaggcgaagaggaagaaattgaagatttgatagctagtggaccggaccaaatggaagactttgaagatatttccatggaagaatatgatatggggaaaattaacgaaatgattcagaattggtgattttattattctactatttctgtacaactcatgtattatttgcaagttaaaaaaaactacaacttgcaaataaatgttatccaagaatgaataaaatatatggctcattgaactttatatataagttatatatattaagttatacatatatataagttatatataacttaaacatatttatatatattaagttatataacctaagtatattgatacatatattgatatatataagtatattcttactattttttaggtatatatatatgtatacgtatatacgaatttgtaaacttagaaaaaaattaagctataaataacataagttataatatatatatatatatatatatatatatatatatatatatatatatatatatatatatatatatatatataacctaagtatattgatatatatacgtatattcttactatattttaggtatatgtagtataacactataacttaagcatataacttaatatatatatatatatgtatacacgtatattctgtattgctgacttgctgttagcctgttagtcagtaaatatttaaactttacttataaacttgtataacatatgtaaatatacctacaatatactaataaatactataatatatatatatatatatatatatatatatatatatatatatatatatatatatataatacaaaaaaaaaggggttttggaCACTTTGAACCGGAACGGTTCCGGTTTGGGGTTTCAAActggtaaaccggaaccggtggccggttccggttttttaaccggaaaccgtCCGGTTccgtaaccggttaccggtccggttccggttaaaccggttgacgggcttaTATATGACCACAATTTCATCATATGAATCATGTTGCTTGTTTAATTATTGTCCTAAAGCACTGTTATAAACTCAGTGTGTGACCTTAGGCCCATTCGTCAAAAATTTGTGTCCATGTACATTTAATATTTCTCATCACATTTGCCGCGTCTCTATGCACCCCACATGTGTCTAAACAAACCGATCACCATACCATAAGTCCTACTTTATCCCTCAATCCATATTGAAGAATTTGCATTTTActctcactatatatatatatatatatatatatatatatatagacttgcACCATTTTGGTAAATTTAACTGATTGGTCAATTCTTTTAAGAAACAGCCAACATCATAAAAGAAGACTAGCAGGAAGTAGGACATTACACACACAGTCTCCAGCATGGGTTCAACCAAGAATGGTGCCGGTGTAGACGTTCCCTTGCTGCCGGAAAACATCTCTCCGACGAGGGAGAACCGGGGGATGATATGGAGGACAGTGTTCAACGTGTCAACAAGTATTATTGGTGCAGGAATTATGTCAGTCCCAGCAACTATGAAGGTCTTAGGTGTCATTCCTGCATTCATGTTGATTGTTCTGGTTGCTATATTAGTGGACATATCAGTAGATTTCATGTTGAGGTTCACGTATGCCGGCCAATCGACCACGTACGCTGGACTGATGAAAGAGAACTTTGGAAAGATAGGTTCCGTGGCAGTACAAATTTGTGTAATGATCTCCACTCTTGGTTGCTTGATCATATACCTCATTATTATCGGTATGTCTGATTCTTTAAAAAATTTCTTATGCTTGTCATGGGATTCTAACGATGACTGAAGCCTCTATCTTGAAGGGCTGCGTGACTTTATCTCTTTGAAGGACTAACTCTTCTTTATATACACAATTTGATGTATGAGAATGAATTGGTCTTTTTTGGTTCAATCATTGGATTCCTCATCTAGAGATATCCAAATTTTGATGGCCAATAATCGAAAGATAGTTTGAACTGATAAGAGCAATAATCAATTTTAGCTTGAAGCGTTTGTAGGGGAACCTACCTTATGTGCAATTTCTTTTCCGTCAATACACGCTTAATTTGTAGTTGAATTCCTTTTGTATTTGCTTGTTATGTTAATTCAATAGCCTTTTTTATTGCTTTTCGAAATGAAACTCTATTCTTTAATATGCAACGGAGTTTAGAACAGACCAAGTCATAGTTCAAAAACTAATTTCAGTTTCTACTTTAAGTTCAAATTAGGAGAGAGATTGAATGGTTCCCAGCTGAAAATAGAAAAAGATAAATTTGAATATAATGAGTGAGCTAATTATTGTCTGTGGATCACCAGATTTAACTTGACATTTTTTATACTGAGTTCTGAGCTTCGAATAATCATCTGATAAGATAGACTTGTACCCTTGGAAGCTGAAGGAAATTAGTGTATTCATTTACTAGACTCATATTTTTCTGTTGTCTGTTGATTTTTATGATCAGGAGACGTACTTTCTGGACAAGGAGAACATCTTGGTGCTCTTCAAGAATGGTTTGGGATACGTTGGTGGAATTTGCGTGATTTAGCAATCTTATTCATTGTCTTGTTTGTTATTCTTCCTCTAGTCCTATATCGGCGTGTAGGTCAGTGCATACTGCTCTTTGTTCCTTAATTTCTACCAGATTTCTTGGGGGTTACTTTAATTGTGTTTAATCAATTTAAGGTATTCTCCAATAATTTCTGTTTCAATGGCCTGTAATTGCAGAATCTTTGTGGTTCAGCTCAGCAATTGCAGTTATCCTGGCAATTGTATTTGTTGGTATATGTTCTGTAATGGCAATCCTTGCAATTATAAAAGGAGAAACAGTAAGGCCAAGAATGCTACCGGAGCTAAAAGATAGCACTTCCTTCTTTAATCTTTTCACTGCTATCCCTGTTATTGTAACAGCTTTTACATTTCACTTCAATGGCAAGAGCCCTATATTCATTACAAGATACTACATCGATTTCAGTTTTCTTAGTGGCAGAAATTGCTTTTCAATTTTTGGGATGGTCATGCTGAGTTAACTTTGTCTGATGCAGTTCATCCTATTGGAATTGAGCTGGGGAAACCTGCAACCATGACCACTGCAGTCAAAATTTCACTATCATTTTGTACAGCCACCTATTTTTCAATTGGCATTTTTGGCTACCTTTTGTTTGGAGATTCAATCATGCCAGACATACTTGTAAATTTTGATAAGTCCTCCGGCGCTTCAGCAATAAGTTCCATTCTAAATGACATAGTTCGTCTAAGCTATGCCCTTCACCTAATGTTGGTATTTCCACTCTTAAATTTTTCTCTAAGGGCCAATATCAACGAACTCATATTCCCTAAGAATGATTTACTGGCAACTAACACCAAACGATTCATGTATCTTACATTGATCTTGTTAGCTTTCTCGTATATAGCTGCAATTGCTATACCATCCATATGGTACATTTTCCAGTTCCTGGGATCAACTTCAAATGTTTGCCTTGCCTTTATATTCCCAGGTGCAATTGCTCTAAGGTCTTTATCTTTCTCCTCAACCTTTTACTCTTttagaaaatgttttttttttcttgcgcTAAACATCTTAATTTGTTGTTTGACAGAGATGTCCATGGTTTATCTACAAGAAAAGACAAGATGATCGCAGTGGTTATGATTTTTTTAGCTGTTGCGACGAGCCTTATAACCATTGCTACCAACATCTACAACAATACTGGAAACAGTTCATAATTTTTATCTTTTCCATGgggattttatatttttttacgaCTGTTTTTTGGCAGATGACTGTGCGTGTATAGTTGGTGTCTTGGTGATATTAGCTAGTTTTCACGATATCTTTGTGAATACAAAACATAGTTAAATTTCAGGTCAATCTTGTTGTTGGCGTAAATTATTGTAATGTGAAGGATTCCCAATTGTAACAAATGTGGTTCTCTATGAAGTTGAGCTCGTGGGGAAGAACAGTAACGAAAAATGAACCAAATGCCTCAGTTTGATCTTTGCCTCTTGCTTTTGAAAGTCAATCAGCTGGCTCGATCTCGTGATGTAAAAGATTTAGGTGAAGCCTCATTTAATTGTGGGATATAATAAGAGGGATATGCAATTGAAGTTTATGCATGTAATATGTATGATGTGGCTGTATTGAAAGTGTTATTGAATTTTCAATACGTAAGATTAAAAATCTGGATAAATACATCCAGTTATGAAAGGAAATTTTAGGCCATGCAAAAGTTGGTAGCTGTCTTATAAACTAACTACTATTAGTATGGGGCCGAAAATCCCTTCTGCTAAAAATGTGTTGGGATATTTTAATTACAATCTTAGACAACATACTAGACAACGGAACTAAGGAATAGGCAAAATTTATTATTTAGTTCAAGACCATTTCTTTTTTAAATGAGAATTTTTTTGACAAAACTAGAGATTATTAGATGTGCACCTAAGCCGGTGACTATATTAGCATCCGATAACAGTGCAAGGACGTTTTCTGCAAGAACATGCAAAGGACAAAATCATTTAAACATATTGGTCTTTAGTTTCATAAGGTTAAGAGACAAGGTGGAACTGATGATATAATTATTAtttcctccgtctcaatttacaTGGCAccatcactactaaaaaaatgctgaaaatcaatctaaaaaaattgatttttccgacctcatgaggtcggttttggaaAAAATGCGACCTCAAAATCGACTCAACAATAGGTTTTAAAAAGAgtgtcacctttctatatttagaaataatttaactttatgagatgatttactgccacacacaaatatctaagagcctgtttggatgggcttatgcctataagctgtttgcagcttataagctaaaaaaaataagttagggtagtctaactttttttttttttggcttataagctgctttagataagctaagtcaaatggaccaaattatttttttgagcttattttaagcacaaaatgactttaagctggccagccaaacactcaaaaaagttgaaaacagcttataagcaacttataagccaatccaaacgggctctaagacttgttttggaccacaaatttcaaaagtctttctttctttcttaaacttcgtgccaagTCAAATGGTGCTACAcaaattggaacggagggaggAATATATAATACTATATTGATGACTAATCCTTTGTTTAAAAGGACTACTTATATTGTTCAAATTACAAGCTAATTCAAGCAAGTTATATGGTAATTATTCCGTATATATTGTTTTCGATTCAGAATTGCACAAAATCGTAATTAAAATATTGACTTTTGCTACTTGTGAAATTTGATTATCTCGAGTTTGGCACAAAGAAAATATTCCCACATGAAATTAAAATATCAGTCTCCATCGATCTAAGATTTCCAGCTTATGGGAACAAGACAGCGTACGTGGAAGAAATTGTTTGTTGTTGGGCTAAAATAGTCAACTATTAACATTGGATGATATTGTCGCCTTTGAGCTAAGTTAACACGGTTTTTTTCAAAAGGACTCACACCATTAAAAGTACTAGTTTGTGATCACGTGTGTTGCATGTATATCCCATGTTAATTGGTATCTCATGTCGATCACTAAATttgaggttgatttcatgatCGCACCATATTATTTCTTCTTGAGACACTAACTGTGTCTTTTATTAATCCTCTTGCAACCAtctatatttatacatatattttttggtTTCCAATCAGGTGTGTGGTACTCGTATTGGGGCCCGATTAAATCCAGATTCGCGTCGAAAAGTCCCACATTAGGGGTAAAGCGCTCTCTAACAAAGGGCACTCCTTACTCAATGAGACTCAAAgtgctatatttatattgtgtgcACAAATAAGATTAAGCTTTCATTCTTTTGTTAATAATCTGGGCAACCACCAGTAATATGGTatttcctctgtttcaatttatgtgaacttatttccttattagtccgtgccaaaaagaatgacctttttctatattttgaaacactttacctttatgcaatgatttataaccacacaaaatatatgtgactcatttaggatcataagtttaaaagtcttctcttctttcttaatcTCCGtacccagtcaaatgggttcacataaattgaaactgagGGAGTATTTGCTTTGGTGAATGAAATTTCTCTCATTTAAGGTAAAacaatgaacatcaaaataaatGACTAAATGGTGAGCTTATATATAccaatttagagcccgtttggcttagcttataataagctgttttcagtttttttgagtgtttggttggccagcttataagctattttgtgcttaaaataagcccaaaaaaataagttggcccgtttggcttagcttaaaaaatgCAACTTAAAATATAAGTTGagctaccccaatttttttttttttggcttataagctgttttcagcttataagcccatccaaacaggctcttattaGCAGCTAATGCACGACTTCATTCTTGGTTACTTCAgtaattactttttttttctgaagtaattttttttttctccttactCAATGAGACTCAAAAgtgctatatttatattgtgtgcACAAATAAGATTAAACTTTCATTCTTTTGTTAATAATCTTTGCAACCACCAGTAATATGGTATTTGTTTTGGTGAATGAAATTTCTCTCGTTTAAGGTAAAacaatgaacatcaaaataaatGACTAAATGGCGAGCTTATATCTACCAATTTATTAGCAGCTAATGCACGACTTCATTCTTGGTTACTTCAgtaattacattttttttttaatttaatgcaGACTAAGGACAAATGAGATAAAaggacaaaataaaataaaaagaagaagagaattaaGACTATGAATAGTCTTTTCTTGTGGAACCTCTGTTATTAAGAGATCATTTCTGGTTGTTGAAACATATTATTTTTATGCTAATAATATTATTAGGAATAATTTTTAGGAACTTGGTTTAGGGGTAGGATAGTGCGACAACATTTGCAAACTTTGACAGCAATTCCTTAATAATTCTCTTTAGATCTCATGACCTGCTAAACAATAGCAGTCAGGAATATATCATTCAATAGGATGAcaaggaaaaataaaaaaacaataacaattatACATAAAATGTAACAGATCAACTTTATCTTAATCATGACTATAATACGTAATTTAAACCCTTCCACTTACAACTTAGCTTTTCAGATGTAGAAATTTGTTTTCCTTCACATATCATATATAGAAGCACGAGTAGATATACTTACAATTTGAATGTTCAGAGCTTTAAGTATGAACGAATCACTGGCTTTAGGTCCTAATGGCAACTTTTTCAGACAACATATTATCTGTCAACATAACTTTAAAATAAACTACGATTATAAATCAACAGTTGCATTAGAATTCATTCAAGAATTTGAAATGTCAGATCTGATAAAGCCACAAGTAAACAACAAAAATAGGAATAAAGCAATTTCTTAGAACATTAAAATGATCATGGTTGCTAATTAAGTTTACTAAAAGGCTAATTTCGTAAAAAGATGTGTCAAGATGAAGTTGAGCAAAGTACACACGAATAGAAGTTTGTGGGAAAAGGGTGAATTTGTGCGAGGAAGAAGAAAATGAACCAAGACTTTTGTTGTGCACACTATATAGTGCAATGAAGATGTGAAGAGGCTACATAAATCGTTATTACCGATGGAAGCTCAAAGGACAAAACAAATAGAGTTGAAATTTCAAAAGACCATAATGTAAATGGTAATctaaatctatatctatatataatacaaaGCTAGGCATACAgtaggtgatgtgacacctctctatgaccaccatttctatttatcttttaactccttttttttttttggctttttatcacttttatttgaatttatgtgataatttaaaaagtccaaaaatCACCTCATTACTTCTCTACATAATTGCACATTTATGTTCTCTATTGTTATGATTAACCTCAACAGTTGCTCACTCAAGAAATGTATCCGGTGTATGATAATAATGACTGATACATATTCATGCTAATAATGacaccaaattgaagaaatgCAACAGTTACGGGAGAAAACTAAGAAACACAATGGTTTCTTGGAGAAAAAAAGGAACTCAAAGGTTTGATTACTTCCTCAAGTGTAACGTAAGTCAATTAGCAAATCTATATATAAAATATACGTATTCTGCCATAAGCCATTCCAAAATAAGCTTCCTTTTTTGGGTTTTATGACCTATAGGGGCAATGATGAAGCTAACTTAGATAGTTGAGTTTCACTCttctttttcttccattctttatCATTCTATAAATACAcataaaattttctttttcttataagaagattttttttttataaatcggAATTCAGTAATGGAAGAGCAATAAGGGAGTGAGTGTGCACTGAGGTTTTGATGGATATGATGCCTCTGGTAGATCAATTTGTTATTGTTGCACTGTGGTTTTCGACAAGGGTGATACTAAAAGAAGTATATAAGCAAACGATTTGATCATTTTACCTCTTTATTAAGAAATTGCTCCCCTGAGATAGTTGGTTTTCCACGAATTTGGTAAGCCGGTAGTTGCGAAAGTTTATTGTCCTTTTATTCTTTAAATATATATTCTAATGAAATCACTAAAAATAGTAAAAGAGCGTGGCAAGTACTACTTCCTTGAATGCGAGATTTCAGTTTTAAGCCCTGAAAAtaatttatcttttgatagagtATCTTATTTCAAAGTCGGGCTTTAATCCCACGCAAGCCAGATTTAGTTGCACCTCAAGGTGGATATCGGCACCAAATAAGAAATCAAAAACAATATCCTAATGAATGGCCAAGcacatttatttttcttttctctccagTTTTTGAGTCTGTTTCCTTTCGGTTTTTTCATTCACAGTATATTAGAAAAATTTAGATTAAATTTACATTTATAATAACATGTGTCCATATTTGCTATCACCAATGTGGAGCATACAATATATATAGGCCAGGGTGTAAAGTGCTATAGAAAAATCATGGATTCTTTTTATGGAGAATTAGTAAGGGAATTAGGAATGTGAAACAGAAGAAATTGGATACTTTTAAGGACTTCGTTTTTTACTACTGCAGATTTTTTGTAAAAGAATTTAAGTAAGATGTTAAAAGAAAcatgaaaaaatattttgttaaTAAGATTGATCTTTTATAAAATTTGATTCTATTACATATAATTTTTTATGACTGCACGAAGCGCGGTCAAATACACTAGTTAAGAATATTTACACAACTATAACAACCTGTAATGAATATTGGAAAATGAAACAGTCATCCCATTTAACTTATCCAATTCAGTGTAGCTGAACCGTTCATTGTTAATGTCATTACTAAATTATAATGTAAATAAAATATGACTATTTAATTAAATCTATGGTTTAATTAGATTTTGATTTAGTGTAGGGGCAAAATGATAAACTAACTTTGAAGGTAGGAGCTTCCAACTTTTAGTAATATATGATACAACACTTTCTAAGTAGTTCACTTTTCTTTTCAACTGTCAATGTGAGACTTTACTCACACACACCCAATATTCTTCCCCTTGAATTAATTTTCACATGACCGATCACAATTTATAGGCTTATTTGGAGATTAACCATGCGCTACCGACATCAATCGAGTATTTATTACCACCAAAGCCCACtagttaacttttttttttttttaagtgtatGAGTCTTTGAATCTACATATAAAGATAGCAAACTGGCCAATAGACTGACATAAGCTGGACCCTACACCATCATTATGCAATCTTCATACTCGTCTCGCGAACCATAGCTCTGATACAATCGTTGGTTTTTAATTACAGGAGAAGCTTAGAGAAATAATAGAGGAAGACTACAAAAAGATATTGGCCACTCAGTAACTttattttactattttatttttttgaataaaTCCTAGTTGATAGTTTGTTAGCAAGCTATTTTTATCTATTGTAGGTAGAACTACTCTTATTAATTTAGCGGTTAATGCTTTTCCCTCGTTATACTTTTTCAACAAATATACTCTTATAGTCATACTTTAGAGCTAGGTTTACCCCTCATCGGTTAAAACACCTGTTAAAACTTAAGTTTCAGGTATAAAAAGTCACGCGTCATGCTCTTATTTAACGAAAACACAGCCCCATTTTTATAAGGTTCACTATAAAAAGTCATGCTATATTTAACTTGAATTTTAAAGTGTAAATAGAGTTCACTTTTGTAATAGAACGTTGAAAACATAATGAATTGTTATcagaaattaattttctttttaaaaaatatcaCGATTTTTGGACAATCCAAAATTAATAGTAAGGCACTTCACTatatttcttttatttaaatCGTGCCAAATGGTAATTATAAAACTGAAATTTATGTTACCTAGATTTAATTTCACTCTTTTTAATGTAACCTTTCCTTTATTtaacttttcaaaaaaatacaAAGCTCAATATATGTATCCACCCGCCTCCCAACAAATATAAGTACTCCCCCCATCCATTCCAGCTATCGTTTTAGCTCAAGATAATTGTTCCAAAATAAGATTAAAGTTGACAATGTTTTCATCCATACCCTTAACATTAAAAAATAGTTCGTTTTAATACTACTCAATTCTCAAAAAATATTTACTTAATAAATAGGAATAATTTAATAAATTACACCTTGTATTTATTTAGTAAATTATATCTAATAAAACTTGATTTTGTTGCataagaaaaagagaaaggaatTGGGGAAGAAGAAAGATTAGGTAGCTTTCGACCAACAATTGATTTTGTAGGCTCAACAACATCTTCCAGATAGAGAGAGAAATAAAAGTGTTTTTGGTGTGGATAATAAAGTGGGTTAGGCAGGTCTAGGGTTGAAATGGGGCTGGTTCTTTTGTTCAATAAGAGTATGACGTGTGGCTTTTTAAAGCTGAAAATAAAGTTTTAACCGGTGAGGGATAAATATAGCTAGTTTTAATGGGTGGGTAAATATACCTCTAAAGTATGACGATAAGGCTATATTCGTTGAAAAAATATAACGGAGAGCATATATAGCTTATTTTCGATAGTAAAGGGGCAAATTTAACCCTTTTGCGTTTAAATTAATTAGCATGAGTTGATCGACACAAAGAGTCCAAGACAGAGTgttattttccattttttaagTTACGTGACTTCTGTTCAATGTCTTTCCGTCAGTTAAAATTTGTGCGTGGATAATTATAGGAATTGAGTGTCTACAAGCTTATACCATTCTAAATGTGTGCCTCGGGAAGTGTCCAATACAGTTAGAATTATAAGATGATGGCTTACTTTTACTAACAGGAAATGCGAGAAACAATAATCATTGCTGAAATTGGAGCGATATTAGAAGGGTAGACATAGaaattttattggatttgaaagaGGACTCTACAAGACGAGTTCAATCCATTAATAGGACTCTAAGGTCTGTTAAGATTTCTTGGAGGCTATTCTACATTAAATCCTAGCTCTCGCTTATATAAAAGGGCACATATTAAGACATCTCAAAAATCCCATAAATCTTTGGGATATTCACAAAGAGATCAAGCCATCAAATTGCTAGATGTTCttggagatcaaatacatcacAAGGAGGTCATCCTACGTTCGAGGAATACGCTACTAACGGCCCTCGAATTACGGAGAAAATTCAGGAGAGAATAATCAAGTGAATAAAAAGATTTGTACTCACAAATATGTATCAATAAAATATTCCcgtttcttcatattttgtttaTGGTTGCAATTTATTTTACGCATGTAAAAAGTTCGTTGCAAACAAATTGGTACGCCCAGTGGGACCAAATCTGCCTTTCATCTCTTCTCTCATAAAAAAGATATGCCAAATCTGAAGCCACAAAATTGCAAAGATGGAAGCTTCATTTTTATGGGTACTTCAAGTCTCGTCTTTGAGTTTCAGCAAATCTAAACTCCGACAAAACTTGAAGTCAAGGGTATTTGTATAAATCAAAATTTTATCAGATTTAAAATAGACTCTACAAGACAAGTTCAATTCATCTTTAAACTCTAAGGTATGTTAGGGTTTCTTAGAGGCTATTCTACACTAAACCTACCAAACTGTCACTCCCCAAGCCTGAGGAGGCGTGGCCGGCACCCGGTGTCTTACTTGACTTCGAGCGTACTACTGTAACTCGTttaacctgaacatacacaacaatctaggccgacaaggccaatctATAACACAAGTATGCTATCTTAGGCTGACAAGGGTGTAATCTGAATAATATG includes these proteins:
- the LOC132611495 gene encoding amino acid transporter AVT6C-like, with amino-acid sequence MGSTKNGAGVDVPLLPENISPTRENRGMIWRTVFNVSTSIIGAGIMSVPATMKVLGVIPAFMLIVLVAILVDISVDFMLRFTYAGQSTTYAGLMKENFGKIGSVAVQICVMISTLGCLIIYLIIIGDVLSGQGEHLGALQEWFGIRWWNLRDLAILFIVLFVILPLVLYRRVESLWFSSAIAVILAIVFVGICSVMAILAIIKGETVRPRMLPELKDSTSFFNLFTAIPVIVTAFTFHFNVHPIGIELGKPATMTTAVKISLSFCTATYFSIGIFGYLLFGDSIMPDILVNFDKSSGASAISSILNDIVRLSYALHLMLVFPLLNFSLRANINELIFPKNDLLATNTKRFMYLTLILLAFSYIAAIAIPSIWYIFQFLGSTSNVCLAFIFPGAIALRDVHGLSTRKDKMIAVVMIFLAVATSLITIATNIYNNTGNSS